One genomic window of Paraburkholderia phytofirmans PsJN includes the following:
- a CDS encoding oxidoreductase-like domain-containing protein, with protein sequence MPRATPKDDPQPVPPVQPDLDDCCHSGCSPCVFDLYDEALERYRAALTEWQVRQAQHKAAAQTATRQTKPRSHR encoded by the coding sequence GTGCCCCGAGCCACACCGAAGGACGACCCGCAGCCGGTGCCGCCCGTGCAGCCCGATCTCGACGACTGTTGTCATAGCGGCTGCAGTCCGTGTGTATTCGATCTCTACGACGAAGCGCTCGAACGCTATCGAGCCGCGCTGACCGAGTGGCAAGTACGGCAGGCGCAGCATAAGGCGGCAGCGCAGACGGCAACGCGGCAGACCAAGCCGCGTTCGCACCGCTGA
- a CDS encoding SDR family oxidoreductase — protein sequence MTDTGIKKVALVTGAGSGIGRACALKLLEHGYSVVLAGRRQAPLDDVVREAQQLGGDALAVACDVTNADSVSALFETIRARRGRLDVLFNNAGRNGSPVDIDELDIDEWRSVVDTNLTGVFLCTRAAFGLMKTQNPRGGRIINNGSISAHAPRPNSIAYTATKHAITGLTKAVSLDGRKYDIVCGQIDIGNAATEMAERMARGVPQANGEIAVEPLMDVQHVADAVLHMAELPLSVNVQFMTIMASKMPFVGRG from the coding sequence GTGACGGATACGGGAATCAAGAAGGTGGCGCTGGTAACGGGCGCGGGTAGCGGGATCGGCCGCGCGTGTGCGCTCAAGCTGCTGGAACACGGTTATAGCGTCGTGCTGGCCGGCCGTCGTCAGGCGCCGCTCGACGACGTCGTTCGAGAAGCGCAGCAACTCGGCGGCGACGCGCTCGCGGTGGCGTGCGACGTCACGAACGCCGATAGCGTCAGCGCGTTGTTCGAGACGATCCGCGCGCGCCGCGGCCGGCTCGACGTGCTGTTCAACAACGCGGGCCGCAACGGTTCGCCCGTCGATATCGACGAACTCGATATCGACGAATGGCGCTCGGTGGTCGACACCAATCTCACTGGCGTCTTTCTATGCACGCGCGCGGCCTTCGGTCTGATGAAAACGCAGAATCCGCGCGGCGGGCGCATCATCAATAACGGTTCCATCTCGGCGCATGCGCCGCGGCCGAACAGCATTGCCTATACCGCCACCAAGCACGCTATCACCGGACTCACGAAAGCCGTGTCGCTGGATGGTCGCAAATACGACATCGTGTGCGGGCAGATCGACATCGGCAATGCCGCGACGGAAATGGCCGAACGCATGGCGCGCGGCGTACCGCAGGCGAACGGCGAGATCGCGGTCGAGCCGCTGATGGACGTTCAGCACGTGGCGGACGCCGTGCTGCACATGGCCGAACTGCCGCTGTCGGTGAACGTGCAGTTCATGACGATCATGGCGAGCAAGATGCCGTTCGTCGGCCGGGGCTGA
- a CDS encoding polysaccharide deacetylase family protein yields the protein MKQLSTPPHGVHGAPSRRWPQTGYPAMLTATAAWHVIVLAGWLIAPAAWPWWVAAIFVNHAIFTVAGLLPRTSLLGPNWTRLPAHARNADAIALTIDDGPDPAVTPQVLDLLDTFGVRATFFCIGAMAQRYPELARDIVARGHALENHSQVHVHTFSVTLPGALTREIDAAQCTLEALSGERPMFFRAPAGLRNIFLEPVLRKLDLRLAAWTRRGYDTRERDPQVVARRLLDGLAPRDILLLHDGNAALTAEGTPLILAVLPRVIDAARQRHLRFVTLREARVDN from the coding sequence ATGAAACAACTTTCCACGCCGCCGCATGGCGTCCACGGCGCGCCGTCACGCCGCTGGCCGCAAACCGGCTATCCCGCGATGCTCACCGCCACCGCTGCATGGCATGTCATCGTGCTGGCAGGATGGCTGATCGCGCCCGCCGCATGGCCCTGGTGGGTTGCCGCGATTTTTGTGAATCACGCCATTTTCACCGTGGCCGGCCTGTTGCCGCGCACTTCGCTGCTCGGTCCGAACTGGACCCGCCTGCCGGCCCACGCGCGCAATGCCGACGCGATCGCGCTGACCATCGACGACGGTCCCGATCCGGCCGTCACGCCGCAAGTGCTGGACCTGCTCGACACCTTCGGCGTGCGCGCCACGTTCTTCTGCATCGGCGCGATGGCGCAGCGTTATCCGGAACTCGCTCGCGACATCGTCGCGCGCGGGCATGCGCTCGAAAACCATTCGCAGGTTCACGTCCACACGTTTTCCGTGACGTTGCCGGGCGCCCTCACGCGCGAAATCGACGCGGCGCAATGCACGCTCGAAGCCCTGAGCGGCGAACGGCCAATGTTCTTCCGCGCGCCGGCCGGGCTGCGCAATATCTTTCTCGAACCAGTCTTGCGCAAGCTCGATCTGCGGCTCGCGGCATGGACTAGGCGCGGTTACGACACGCGTGAGCGCGATCCTCAGGTGGTCGCGCGGCGACTGCTGGACGGCCTCGCGCCACGCGACATTCTGCTGCTGCACGACGGCAACGCCGCCCTTACGGCCGAAGGCACGCCCTTGATCCTCGCGGTGCTGCCGCGCGTGATCGACGCGGCGCGGCAACGGCATCTGCGTTTCGTGACGCTGCGCGAAGCGCGCGTGGACAACTGA
- a CDS encoding DUF2252 domain-containing protein: MKASTIAEREARGRAAREHSKRSSHKAVGELHRNPIELLKQSSEDRVHNLVPLRYGRMAVSPFTFFRGTAILQAHDLSQVRDSGLTMPICGDGHLMNFGGFATPERQLVFDLNDFDEVSVGPFEWDLKRLTASLVVAARHMRLSRGAAENLVMTAVTEYRDRMSQYAQCGALELWYDRITFDRMAETALTPEGRRAVRRGMEKAASRTHENLLEKMAERHGEHWTIRDAPPALFHVLGANTLFTKEETEAFRTGSSRKMLERMWGEYLKTMSHDRRELLSHFTVQDTVFKVVGVGSVGTRCMVVLMVDHMGKPLFLQMKEARPSVIARFYKSQGNKHEGERVVQGQRMLQAASDIFLGWATGPLGRHFYFRQLRDMKLSANIELFDVDLLEGYARLCGWIMARAHAKASGQAIEVSAYIGRGDQFAEALTGYAAAYADQVERDYDVFLKACRSGELEARTDEDMAADFRM; this comes from the coding sequence ATGAAAGCCAGCACCATCGCCGAACGGGAGGCCCGCGGCCGTGCCGCTCGCGAGCATTCGAAACGTTCGAGCCACAAGGCGGTAGGCGAACTGCATCGCAACCCGATCGAGTTGCTCAAGCAGAGCAGCGAGGATCGGGTGCACAACCTCGTGCCGCTGCGCTATGGGCGCATGGCCGTCTCGCCGTTCACGTTTTTTCGCGGCACCGCCATCCTGCAGGCGCACGATCTCAGCCAGGTGCGTGACTCCGGCCTGACCATGCCGATCTGCGGCGACGGCCATCTGATGAATTTCGGTGGTTTCGCCACGCCCGAGCGGCAACTCGTCTTCGATCTGAACGATTTCGACGAGGTGTCGGTCGGGCCGTTCGAGTGGGATCTGAAGCGTTTGACCGCGAGCCTCGTCGTCGCCGCGCGCCATATGCGCCTGAGCCGGGGCGCGGCGGAAAATCTCGTGATGACGGCGGTCACCGAATACCGCGATCGCATGTCGCAGTATGCGCAATGCGGCGCGCTCGAACTCTGGTACGACCGCATCACCTTCGACCGCATGGCGGAAACCGCGCTGACGCCCGAAGGCCGCCGCGCCGTGCGGCGCGGCATGGAAAAGGCCGCGAGCCGGACGCACGAAAACCTGCTCGAGAAAATGGCGGAGCGCCACGGCGAACACTGGACGATTCGCGACGCGCCGCCGGCGCTATTCCATGTGCTCGGTGCCAACACGCTGTTCACCAAGGAAGAGACCGAAGCGTTCAGAACCGGCAGCTCGCGCAAGATGCTCGAGCGCATGTGGGGCGAGTATCTGAAGACGATGTCGCATGACCGGCGGGAACTGCTCAGTCATTTCACCGTGCAGGATACCGTTTTCAAGGTGGTGGGTGTGGGCAGCGTCGGCACGCGCTGCATGGTGGTGCTGATGGTCGATCACATGGGTAAGCCGCTGTTCCTGCAAATGAAGGAAGCGCGGCCTTCGGTGATCGCGCGGTTCTACAAGTCGCAGGGCAACAAGCACGAGGGGGAACGGGTCGTGCAGGGACAGCGCATGCTGCAGGCCGCGAGCGATATCTTCCTCGGCTGGGCGACGGGGCCGCTCGGGCGGCATTTCTATTTCCGTCAGCTGCGCGACATGAAGCTCTCGGCGAACATCGAGTTGTTCGACGTCGATCTGCTGGAAGGCTATGCGCGGCTATGCGGCTGGATCATGGCGCGCGCGCATGCCAAGGCGAGCGGGCAGGCCATCGAAGTCAGCGCGTATATCGGCCGTGGCGACCAGTTCGCGGAAGCGCTCACCGGTTATGCGGCGGCCTACGCGGATCAGGTGGAGCGCGATTACGACGTGTTCCTGAAGGCGTGCCGCAGTGGCGAACTCGAAGCGCGCACCGACGAAGACATGGCGGCGGATTTCCGCATGTAG
- the motA gene encoding flagellar motor stator protein MotA, producing the protein MFVAIGWLLVIGSVIGSFVGVGGHLPALLQPFELLCIFGAAIGAFVVSNPTSTLKKTIKAIPSCFKGGGYTKEKYLELIALLYELLQKARKEGMMSLEADVGAPEESVIFQKYSHVLEDHHLLDFIVDYLRMMSGGNVNVLEVQDLMDEELATHHAEASVAANAIQKMADGLPAFGIVAAVMGVVHTMGSVGAPPAVLGEMIAGALVGTFLGILLAYGFIGPVADLLNAKGRAEAKPYQCVKAVLLASLSGYAPPIAVEFGRKVLFTADRPSFQELDDAVRATKMPKSA; encoded by the coding sequence ATGTTTGTTGCAATCGGGTGGCTTCTGGTGATCGGTTCCGTGATCGGTAGTTTTGTCGGCGTGGGTGGGCATCTGCCGGCGCTCCTTCAGCCGTTCGAACTACTCTGTATTTTTGGTGCGGCAATCGGCGCATTCGTCGTGAGTAATCCGACTTCCACGCTGAAGAAAACCATCAAGGCGATTCCGTCATGCTTTAAAGGCGGCGGCTACACCAAGGAAAAATACCTGGAGCTGATCGCGCTGCTTTATGAACTGCTTCAGAAGGCGCGCAAGGAAGGCATGATGTCGCTCGAAGCCGACGTCGGCGCGCCGGAAGAAAGCGTGATCTTCCAGAAGTATTCGCACGTGCTGGAGGATCATCATCTGCTCGACTTCATCGTCGACTATTTGCGCATGATGTCCGGCGGCAATGTGAACGTACTCGAAGTGCAGGACCTGATGGATGAGGAGCTGGCCACGCATCACGCGGAAGCGTCGGTCGCGGCCAATGCGATTCAGAAAATGGCCGACGGCCTGCCAGCCTTCGGTATTGTCGCCGCGGTCATGGGCGTCGTGCATACCATGGGTTCGGTCGGCGCACCGCCCGCCGTGCTCGGCGAGATGATCGCCGGCGCGCTGGTGGGCACGTTCCTCGGCATTCTGCTCGCGTATGGCTTCATCGGCCCGGTCGCCGACCTGCTCAATGCGAAGGGCCGCGCCGAGGCCAAGCCGTACCAGTGCGTGAAAGCGGTGCTGCTCGCGTCGCTCTCCGGCTATGCGCCGCCGATCGCTGTCGAGTTCGGCCGCAAGGTACTGTTCACCGCCGACCGTCCGAGCTTCCAGGAACTCGACGACGCTGTGCGCGCCACCAAGATGCCGAAGTCGGCCTGA
- the motB gene encoding flagellar motor protein MotB encodes MSERRSRASREEQAPAPVIVRRSRKGGDHGAHHGGAWKIAYADFVTAMMAFFLLMWLLGSTSKFDKQGIEDYFNTPLSSLLGGNEGTTAARPSVVQGGGRDISDTRPAVGKKSQSEPTPPAVTTPSVAPSDATRLEQLKAKLTALIEQSPILKAFKDQIRISITNEGLRIEIVDSQNRPMFPSGSSKLQPYAVTILTQIGAALNDVDNRVSIAGHTDAVPYTAGPEGYSNWELSSERANAARRSLVAGGMHGEKLLQVRGLADVLPLNSQVADEPTNRRISILVLNKAAELAFFHDGGRTAIDEATPASSAIPTVIGRLQPVTGSHSTP; translated from the coding sequence ATGAGCGAAAGAAGATCGCGCGCCTCGCGGGAGGAGCAGGCACCCGCGCCGGTGATCGTGCGCCGGTCGAGAAAAGGCGGCGACCACGGCGCCCATCACGGCGGCGCATGGAAGATCGCCTACGCCGATTTCGTCACCGCGATGATGGCGTTCTTCCTGCTGATGTGGCTGCTCGGCTCCACGTCGAAGTTCGACAAGCAGGGTATCGAAGATTATTTCAACACGCCGCTGTCGAGCCTGCTCGGCGGCAACGAAGGCACGACCGCCGCGCGTCCGAGCGTGGTGCAAGGCGGCGGACGCGACATCTCCGATACGCGGCCCGCGGTCGGCAAGAAAAGCCAGAGCGAACCGACACCGCCCGCCGTGACCACACCGTCGGTGGCGCCGTCCGATGCCACGCGTCTCGAACAACTGAAGGCGAAGCTCACCGCCTTGATCGAGCAAAGCCCCATATTGAAGGCGTTCAAGGATCAGATCCGCATCTCGATCACGAACGAAGGGCTGCGTATCGAGATCGTCGATTCGCAAAACCGGCCGATGTTCCCTTCCGGCAGTTCGAAGCTTCAGCCGTATGCGGTGACGATCCTCACGCAGATCGGCGCGGCCCTGAACGATGTCGACAACCGCGTTTCGATTGCCGGCCATACGGATGCCGTGCCGTACACCGCGGGCCCGGAAGGTTATTCGAACTGGGAACTGTCGTCGGAACGCGCGAACGCCGCGCGCCGCTCGCTGGTCGCGGGCGGCATGCATGGCGAAAAACTGCTACAGGTGCGTGGACTGGCCGACGTATTGCCGCTGAACAGCCAAGTCGCCGACGAGCCGACCAATCGGCGCATCAGCATTCTCGTATTGAACAAGGCCGCGGAACTCGCCTTCTTTCACGATGGCGGACGCACTGCGATCGACGAAGCCACGCCGGCAAGTTCGGCCATTCCCACCGTGATCGGGCGCTTGCAGCCGGTGACCGGTTCGCATAGCACGCCGTAG
- a CDS encoding Pr6Pr family membrane protein: MRPALSEQREPELPLHTPSVSSVTLAAIIAVIAWISIVAQAEVTIDRTLARGLSVLDGLARMSSYLTNLTALACAICFTCVALRRHRSTPARFFRQPTVVTAVVVYMAFVGIAYNLLLRGYWTPTAFRMLLNESLHSVLPMLSALYWVLFVPRFHLKLRHCLWWLVYPLTYLGVTFWRGRLSDFYPYPFINVERLGFTHAMVNSALLFGGFLMLMALFVGINSRRRH, from the coding sequence ATGCGCCCTGCCCTTTCCGAGCAACGGGAGCCCGAACTTCCGCTGCATACGCCCAGTGTATCGTCGGTGACACTCGCCGCGATCATCGCGGTCATTGCGTGGATTTCGATCGTCGCGCAAGCCGAGGTGACGATCGATCGCACGCTCGCCCGCGGGCTCAGCGTGCTCGACGGCCTCGCCCGCATGAGCAGTTACCTCACCAATCTCACGGCGCTCGCCTGCGCGATCTGTTTCACCTGCGTGGCCTTGCGCAGACACAGATCGACGCCCGCGCGCTTTTTCCGGCAGCCTACCGTCGTGACCGCCGTGGTGGTGTACATGGCGTTCGTGGGGATCGCCTATAACCTGCTGTTGCGAGGTTACTGGACGCCCACGGCGTTCCGGATGCTGCTCAACGAATCGCTCCACAGTGTCTTGCCCATGCTCTCCGCGCTCTACTGGGTGCTGTTTGTGCCGCGCTTTCATCTCAAGCTGCGGCATTGTCTGTGGTGGCTGGTGTATCCGCTGACCTACCTTGGCGTGACGTTCTGGCGCGGGCGTTTGTCGGATTTCTATCCCTATCCGTTCATCAATGTCGAAAGGCTCGGCTTCACGCACGCCATGGTGAATTCCGCGCTGCTGTTCGGCGGCTTCCTTATGTTGATGGCCCTATTCGTGGGGATCAATTCCCGGCGGCGGCACTGA
- a CDS encoding CsbD family protein, whose translation MDTNSAANTAEGAVKEVAGKVQGAVGDVLGDTGTQIAGKAKELSGKAQQLAASTTSLVRETTAESPFTAIAVVALAGFVAGALWAHGAAGRDYRR comes from the coding sequence ATGGACACCAATTCGGCAGCTAACACGGCGGAAGGCGCGGTCAAGGAAGTCGCGGGCAAGGTTCAGGGCGCCGTCGGCGACGTGCTGGGCGACACCGGCACGCAAATCGCCGGCAAGGCAAAAGAGCTCAGCGGCAAAGCGCAGCAACTGGCCGCGAGCACGACGAGTCTCGTGCGTGAGACCACGGCGGAAAGCCCGTTCACCGCGATCGCGGTGGTCGCGCTCGCCGGTTTCGTGGCTGGCGCGCTGTGGGCGCACGGCGCGGCGGGACGCGACTATCGCCGTTAA
- a CDS encoding exodeoxyribonuclease III: protein MARLRIATFNINGIRSRLPALLQWLEREAPDIVCLQELKAVDSAFPVEQLRDAGYGAIWQGQSAWNGVAILSKGEAPLESRRGLPGFEDDTHSRYIEAAVGGVLVACLYLPNGNPQPGPKFDYKLAWFDHFIEHAAKLYKSAHPVVLAGDFNVVPTDEDIYNPRSWLKDALLQPESRERYQRLLAQGWTDALRTHFGDERVYTFWDYFRRHWETNSGLRIDHLLLSADLAPRLRDAGVDRWVRGEPHASDHAPTWVELEMGATRRKKSGA, encoded by the coding sequence GTGGCCAGGCTTCGAATCGCGACCTTCAACATCAACGGAATCCGCTCGCGCCTGCCGGCGCTGCTGCAATGGCTCGAACGCGAAGCGCCCGACATCGTCTGTTTGCAGGAACTCAAGGCGGTGGACAGCGCGTTTCCGGTCGAGCAACTGCGCGACGCGGGCTATGGCGCGATCTGGCAAGGGCAGAGTGCATGGAACGGCGTGGCGATCCTGTCGAAGGGCGAAGCACCGCTGGAGAGCCGCCGTGGCCTGCCCGGTTTCGAGGACGACACGCACAGCCGCTACATCGAAGCAGCGGTCGGCGGCGTGCTGGTGGCGTGCCTTTATCTGCCTAACGGCAATCCGCAACCGGGCCCCAAGTTCGACTACAAACTGGCGTGGTTCGACCATTTCATCGAGCACGCGGCGAAGCTATACAAGAGCGCTCATCCGGTCGTGCTGGCCGGCGACTTCAACGTGGTGCCGACCGACGAAGACATCTACAACCCGCGCTCGTGGCTAAAGGATGCGCTGTTGCAACCGGAGAGCCGCGAGCGCTACCAGCGGCTGCTCGCGCAAGGCTGGACCGACGCGCTGCGAACGCATTTCGGCGACGAACGCGTCTACACCTTCTGGGACTATTTCCGCCGGCATTGGGAGACGAACTCAGGCTTGCGCATCGACCATCTGCTGCTGAGCGCCGACCTCGCGCCGCGCTTGCGCGATGCGGGCGTCGACCGCTGGGTGCGGGGCGAGCCGCATGCGAGCGATCATGCGCCGACGTGGGTCGAGTTGGAGATGGGCGCGACGCGCCGCAAGAAAAGCGGCGCATGA
- a CDS encoding D-(-)-3-hydroxybutyrate oligomer hydrolase has translation MLAMSVVLAACHGGNDDNSPPQANTLPGFITASSVKMQAYDDNTDDLLTAGLGKTGLGSATAPAIANAAQPTAAELRRLAIWSNYRALVDMTANGGYGRFWGPNVDLNGNDTLGEGKIAGKEYLAYADDGSGTQNVTMLVQIPASFNPDQPCIVTATSSGSRGVYGAISAAGEWGLKRGCAVAYTDKGSGNGAHELSTNRVTLIDGTLQDAAAAGKASLFTANLANTDLATYNSQFPNRYAFKHAHSQQNPEKDWGNDTLEAIQFAYWALNDSYGALNGSTRTVRYAGGSITTIAASVSNGGGASLAAAEQDTSGWITAVVVGEPQINLRLPAQVSVAQGGVPVGAFGKPLADYMTLANQLQPCAALAPAAAGAPYLTALPLATTTAIRTARCASLASAGVIAGGNVTTQAINALALLHQNGYQTDSDLLQAPMWDSQAVPAVAVTYANAYAKASVTANLCDFSFGTTSATGTAGVTPAVSPMLTVFGNGNGVPPTNGINLVFNSGGGAADHRLATPDGSYAGASCLRTLWTNGALTNSVEAIRVNANLHGKPAIIVQGRADALVPINHASRPYLGLNQLSEGGASKLSFYEVTNAQHFDAFLGVAGFDTRFVPLHYYNIQALNLMWSHLKSGTPLPPSQVIHTVPRGGTAGAAPALTTANLPAIAASPGINAITVTNGAVNVPN, from the coding sequence ATGTTGGCCATGTCAGTCGTACTGGCTGCCTGCCACGGCGGCAATGACGATAATTCGCCGCCGCAAGCGAACACGCTACCGGGTTTCATTACCGCCTCCTCGGTAAAAATGCAGGCCTACGACGACAATACCGACGACTTGCTTACCGCGGGCCTCGGCAAAACCGGCCTCGGGTCGGCCACGGCGCCGGCCATTGCCAACGCCGCGCAACCTACCGCCGCCGAACTGCGCCGACTCGCCATCTGGTCGAACTATCGCGCGCTCGTCGACATGACGGCGAACGGCGGCTATGGACGCTTCTGGGGGCCGAACGTCGATCTGAACGGCAACGACACGCTCGGCGAAGGCAAGATCGCCGGCAAGGAATATCTGGCTTACGCCGACGACGGCAGCGGCACGCAGAACGTCACCATGCTGGTGCAGATACCGGCCAGCTTCAATCCGGATCAGCCGTGCATTGTCACGGCGACGTCATCCGGTTCGCGCGGCGTGTACGGCGCGATTTCGGCGGCCGGCGAGTGGGGGCTCAAGCGCGGTTGCGCGGTGGCGTACACCGACAAAGGCAGTGGCAACGGCGCGCATGAACTGTCGACCAATCGGGTCACGCTGATCGACGGCACCTTGCAGGATGCCGCCGCCGCGGGCAAGGCCAGCCTCTTCACGGCCAACCTGGCCAACACCGATCTCGCGACTTACAACAGCCAGTTTCCGAATCGCTACGCGTTCAAGCATGCACACTCGCAGCAGAATCCCGAGAAGGATTGGGGCAACGATACGTTGGAGGCGATCCAGTTCGCGTATTGGGCGCTCAACGATTCGTATGGCGCGCTCAACGGTTCGACCCGCACGGTGCGTTACGCGGGCGGCAGCATCACCACGATCGCGGCATCGGTGAGTAATGGCGGCGGCGCGTCGCTCGCGGCGGCGGAACAGGACACGTCCGGTTGGATCACCGCGGTCGTCGTCGGCGAGCCGCAGATCAATTTGCGTTTGCCCGCGCAGGTGTCGGTGGCTCAGGGCGGCGTGCCCGTCGGTGCATTCGGCAAGCCGCTCGCCGACTACATGACGCTCGCCAACCAGCTGCAACCGTGCGCGGCGCTCGCGCCCGCCGCGGCCGGCGCGCCATATCTGACGGCACTGCCACTCGCCACGACCACGGCGATTCGCACCGCACGGTGCGCGTCGCTGGCAAGCGCTGGCGTGATCGCGGGCGGGAACGTGACGACCCAGGCGATCAACGCGCTCGCGCTGCTGCATCAGAACGGCTACCAGACCGACTCCGATCTGCTGCAAGCGCCGATGTGGGACTCGCAAGCGGTGCCGGCCGTTGCCGTGACTTACGCGAACGCGTATGCGAAGGCGAGCGTTACCGCCAACCTTTGCGACTTCAGCTTCGGCACGACGAGCGCAACCGGAACAGCGGGCGTCACACCGGCCGTGTCGCCGATGCTCACGGTGTTCGGCAATGGCAACGGGGTGCCGCCGACCAACGGCATCAACCTCGTCTTCAACTCGGGCGGCGGAGCGGCGGACCACCGGCTGGCGACCCCCGACGGCAGTTACGCGGGCGCCTCCTGCCTGCGTACGCTGTGGACGAACGGCGCGCTGACCAACAGCGTCGAGGCCATTCGCGTGAACGCGAATCTGCATGGCAAGCCGGCGATTATCGTGCAGGGCCGCGCCGATGCGCTGGTACCGATCAACCATGCATCGCGGCCGTATCTCGGCCTGAATCAGCTGAGTGAAGGTGGCGCGAGCAAGCTGTCGTTCTACGAAGTGACGAACGCCCAGCATTTCGATGCGTTCCTCGGCGTGGCGGGCTTCGATACGCGCTTCGTGCCGCTGCATTACTACAATATCCAGGCGCTCAATCTGATGTGGAGTCATCTGAAGAGCGGTACGCCGCTGCCGCCGTCGCAGGTGATTCACACGGTGCCGCGTGGCGGCACGGCCGGCGCCGCGCCCGCGCTGACCACCGCCAATCTGCCCGCGATCGCGGCAAGTCCGGGCATCAACGCGATCACCGTGACCAACGGCGCCGTGAACGTGCCGAACTAA
- a CDS encoding 2Fe-2S iron-sulfur cluster-binding protein, with the protein MSSHNESQDPGDVPAAIPTKPSRRRFLQSAAAAATVGAAPHLRAQTQTPTAPPAQVQQAVPPRPVTLTVNGRAYTLQLEPRVTLLDALREYAGLMGTKKGCDRGQCGACTVLADGRRINSCLTLAVMHEGENITTVEGLAANGVLSPIQRAFIEHDAFQCGYCTPGQLCSATALLNEFRNGTASTVTADVRIRPAQLSDEEIRERMSGNICRCGAYANIVAAVRAVHEGGGPVSGNDNPNA; encoded by the coding sequence ATGTCCTCGCATAACGAAAGTCAGGATCCGGGCGACGTCCCAGCCGCCATCCCAACCAAACCTTCACGCCGCCGCTTTCTTCAATCTGCTGCCGCTGCCGCCACGGTCGGGGCGGCACCGCATCTGCGCGCGCAAACCCAAACCCCAACCGCGCCGCCGGCTCAGGTTCAGCAAGCCGTGCCGCCGCGTCCGGTCACGCTGACCGTGAATGGCCGCGCATACACGCTGCAACTCGAACCGCGCGTGACCTTGCTCGATGCATTAAGGGAATACGCGGGCCTGATGGGCACGAAGAAAGGCTGCGATCGCGGTCAATGCGGCGCATGCACGGTGCTCGCCGACGGCCGCCGCATCAACTCATGCCTGACGCTCGCCGTGATGCATGAAGGCGAGAACATCACGACGGTCGAAGGGCTTGCCGCCAACGGCGTATTGAGTCCGATACAGCGCGCCTTCATCGAACACGATGCCTTTCAATGCGGTTACTGTACGCCCGGGCAGTTGTGCTCCGCGACTGCCCTTCTGAACGAATTCCGCAACGGCACCGCCAGCACCGTCACGGCCGATGTCCGCATTCGCCCCGCCCAACTTTCCGACGAAGAAATCCGCGAGCGCATGAGCGGCAACATTTGCCGCTGCGGCGCCTACGCGAATATCGTGGCCGCTGTACGCGCGGTGCACGAAGGCGGCGGACCAGTCAGCGGCAACGACAACCCCAACGCCTGA